The following proteins come from a genomic window of Terriglobales bacterium:
- a CDS encoding ATP synthase F0 subunit B, with amino-acid sequence MKAARVPRFIPLALFGVLLLTGAAVAQEKSPGPKVPPPKSAEPVKPAGEQHRRAEPQAETPGQELAEASEAAAGEENAEFKQSASVKLLARITGLSLHAAYWLAIALNFAVIAGAVLWFVRSKLPGLFRSRTEAIRKTMEEAQRASADAARRLGEIESRLAKLDNEVAEMRAQADAEAVAEEQRIKAAAEEDARKVVESAAQEVGAAFRVAQRELKAYAAELAISLAEKRIQVDAATDRALVESFVGQLGKNGAGKEGK; translated from the coding sequence ATGAAGGCCGCCAGAGTGCCGCGTTTCATCCCGCTTGCGCTGTTCGGTGTTCTGCTGCTCACAGGCGCCGCGGTGGCTCAGGAAAAATCTCCGGGGCCGAAAGTGCCGCCGCCGAAATCGGCCGAGCCGGTCAAGCCTGCCGGCGAGCAACATCGCAGGGCCGAACCCCAGGCCGAGACTCCCGGCCAGGAGTTGGCGGAGGCCTCCGAGGCGGCCGCAGGCGAAGAGAATGCAGAGTTCAAGCAGTCGGCGTCGGTGAAGTTGCTTGCCAGAATTACCGGGCTCAGCCTTCACGCTGCTTATTGGCTTGCCATTGCACTGAACTTCGCGGTCATTGCGGGCGCGGTCCTGTGGTTCGTGAGGTCCAAGCTTCCGGGGTTGTTCCGCTCGCGCACCGAAGCCATCCGAAAAACGATGGAGGAGGCGCAGCGCGCCAGCGCCGACGCCGCCCGGCGTTTGGGCGAGATCGAAAGCCGCCTGGCCAAGCTGGACAACGAAGTTGCCGAGATGCGAGCGCAGGCCGACGCTGAAGCGGTGGCGGAAGAGCAGCGCATCAAGGCGGCCGCCGAGGAAGACGCCCGCAAAGTCGTGGAATCAGCTGCGCAAGAGGTTGGGGCCGCCTTCCGCGTGGCACAGCGCGAGTTGAAGGCCTATGCCGCGGAACTGGCGATTTCGCTTGCCGAAAAGCGCATCCAGGTTGACGCCGCCACCGACCGCGCCCTGGTCGAAAGCTTTGTCGGGCAGCTGGGGAAAAACGGCGCTGGCAAGGAGGGCAAGTAG